One genomic segment of Candidatus Poribacteria bacterium includes these proteins:
- a CDS encoding phytanoyl-CoA dioxygenase family protein gives MPKKFTDAQLDELLAKGYLIVPDYYSGEQLAEMQAAQRRVLPTWEEVKDDPPPGRATLTEFPPAEMALLRAIVDHHAWEFARKFLKTEHIHFRAGCMIARYPGFKGPGVDSDPSNLHIDNGNNSLLPQSESAREFGQLGFWVHLEDVDKDQAPLRLLAKEHGRDTSKYEPLVCKGGTLCIFNNYTLHSASDYLREDGQRFTWGFGLGRADHYWEGFRHYTDKGRNSTFSKFIGTLTAAEREIFRFPPAGHPYYTPQTLEALEEQYPGWNTRGEY, from the coding sequence TTACCGATGCACAGCTTGATGAACTCTTAGCGAAAGGCTACTTAATTGTCCCTGACTACTATTCAGGTGAACAACTGGCGGAGATGCAAGCTGCCCAACGCCGTGTACTCCCGACATGGGAAGAAGTTAAGGATGACCCACCCCCCGGTAGAGCGACTTTGACCGAATTCCCGCCCGCTGAAATGGCTTTATTACGTGCGATCGTGGACCACCATGCATGGGAATTCGCACGTAAATTTCTGAAAACGGAGCATATTCACTTCCGTGCTGGGTGTATGATTGCACGCTATCCCGGATTTAAAGGTCCCGGTGTCGATAGCGATCCGAGCAATTTACACATTGATAACGGCAACAACTCACTGCTACCACAATCCGAGAGTGCCCGTGAATTCGGACAACTCGGCTTTTGGGTACACCTTGAGGATGTTGACAAAGACCAAGCACCGCTTAGGCTACTTGCTAAGGAACACGGACGGGATACCTCGAAATACGAACCGCTTGTTTGCAAAGGTGGAACCCTCTGTATTTTTAACAACTATACATTGCATTCAGCGAGCGATTATCTGCGGGAAGATGGACAACGTTTTACATGGGGATTCGGTTTAGGACGCGCAGACCACTACTGGGAAGGTTTTCGACACTACACAGACAAAGGTCGAAATTCAACGTTCTCGAAATTCATCGGTACGTTGACAGCCGCGGAGCGTGAGATCTTTCGGTTTCCACCTGCTGGTCATCCATACTATACACCCCAAACGCTTGAGGCGTTAGAAGAACAGTATCCGGGTTGGAACACCCGCGGCGAATATTGA